The following proteins come from a genomic window of Aquimarina sp. MAR_2010_214:
- the ccsA gene encoding cytochrome c biogenesis protein: MQDKLASILFSTRLMAVLFIVFAFSMGLGTFLEDAYGTTAARIWIYNTWWFEAIMVFFVINFCGNIMRYRLYKKEKWPTLLLHLSFILIIIGAFVTRYISYEGVMPIREGETTSTFLSEKTYLSIFLDGEIEGEPRRRIISEALELAEATNNDFTINTDYNKQPVTITYQDYIQGAEMGLVETKDGENYLKIVEAGDGGRHDHFLKEGEVTNIHNILVSFNKPTKGAINITYENDDYFIESPFDGSFLRMADQMQGLVFKDSLQPLMLRSLYQTAGMQFVIPDPVITGEYGVVPIEVKGKGQEDALVLNVSTNGETKEVKLLGGKGYNNDMSKISLGGLDMYFSYGSKQMELPFALKLNDFIAEKFPGTENVYKSFKSKVDIVEDNSSRPYDIYMNHVLDHKGYRFFQASFDQDEKGTVLSVNHDRLGTWITYIGYMLLYLGLMLILFIKGSRFKDLEHMLSKLKKKKKTLTVFLALIISTFSFAQDQSQSDHANHLPSLPSKAQLDSVVLANVVPAVHAAKFGSIVIQDERGRMKPVNTFSSELLRKLSKKDTYKGLNADQVFVSMVENPFIWYSMPIIEIQRGNDSIRKILGVPKTERRVSLIDLVEPDGSYKLTPYLEKASSTNTPSSFEKDFLKTHEKFYLLNQALGGGILRVFPVPGDEGNKWVSVPELNEFKFSGMDSVYTRQIIPIYRQSLREARKTGDYSKPDQYIESIKSFQKKFGSEVLPTDKKIKAEIVLNKYDIFRTLYRYYGLIGLLLMIFVVVRIFKDSKIVKALINSAIGIVIFLFILHTAGLIIRWYVSGHAPWSDAYESMIYVGWTTLAIGLAFGKRSNLTIAATTFVAAIILFFAHENWTDPAIANLQPVLDSYWVLIHVSIIVGSYGPFFVGAILGILSLLLMILTTESNKKRMDLNIKEITIINEMALTIGLVMLTIGNFLGGMWANESWGRYWGWDPKETWALISIMLYAFVIHMRLIPGLRGRWWFNLASVIAVYSILMTYFGVNFYLKGLHSYASGDKVITPNAVYYSIAFLAVFGAVSYWRNKVHYSKTKKVISTEK, translated from the coding sequence ATGCAAGATAAGTTAGCGAGTATTTTGTTCTCTACACGATTAATGGCGGTTTTATTTATTGTCTTTGCGTTTTCTATGGGATTAGGAACGTTTTTGGAAGATGCCTATGGCACTACTGCAGCAAGAATTTGGATATATAATACATGGTGGTTTGAAGCCATAATGGTATTTTTTGTTATTAATTTTTGTGGAAATATCATGCGCTATAGATTGTATAAGAAAGAGAAGTGGCCAACATTATTACTCCATTTGTCTTTTATTTTAATTATTATAGGAGCTTTTGTTACCCGTTATATAAGTTATGAAGGAGTTATGCCAATTCGAGAAGGTGAGACTACTTCTACTTTTCTTTCAGAAAAAACATATTTATCCATTTTTTTAGATGGTGAAATTGAAGGAGAACCTCGTCGACGTATAATTTCTGAAGCTTTAGAGTTAGCAGAAGCGACTAATAATGACTTCACAATTAACACTGATTATAATAAGCAACCTGTTACTATAACATATCAAGATTATATTCAGGGAGCAGAAATGGGGTTAGTTGAAACAAAAGATGGTGAGAATTATCTTAAAATAGTAGAAGCAGGAGACGGAGGTCGTCATGACCATTTTCTTAAAGAAGGAGAAGTTACGAATATCCATAATATATTAGTTAGTTTTAATAAACCTACCAAAGGAGCGATAAACATTACATATGAAAACGATGATTATTTTATAGAGTCCCCCTTTGATGGTTCCTTTTTAAGAATGGCAGATCAGATGCAAGGGCTTGTTTTTAAAGATAGCCTTCAGCCATTAATGCTTAGATCTCTATATCAAACTGCAGGTATGCAATTCGTGATACCGGATCCGGTAATTACAGGTGAATATGGAGTAGTTCCTATAGAAGTTAAAGGTAAAGGGCAAGAAGATGCGTTGGTTTTAAATGTTTCCACCAATGGAGAAACTAAAGAAGTTAAACTACTTGGGGGGAAAGGATATAATAATGACATGAGCAAAATCTCATTAGGAGGTTTGGACATGTATTTTAGTTATGGTTCTAAACAAATGGAACTGCCTTTTGCATTAAAATTGAATGATTTTATAGCCGAAAAATTCCCTGGTACAGAGAATGTTTATAAATCTTTTAAAAGTAAAGTTGATATTGTTGAGGATAATTCTTCCCGCCCATATGATATTTATATGAATCATGTACTAGATCATAAAGGGTACCGGTTTTTTCAAGCTTCTTTTGATCAGGATGAAAAAGGAACAGTGTTATCTGTAAATCATGATCGTTTGGGTACATGGATAACCTATATAGGGTATATGCTGTTATATTTAGGTTTAATGTTGATTCTGTTTATCAAAGGATCACGATTTAAAGATTTGGAACACATGCTGAGTAAGTTGAAGAAAAAAAAGAAAACACTTACTGTATTTTTAGCATTAATTATATCTACTTTTTCCTTTGCACAGGACCAGTCTCAATCAGATCATGCAAATCATTTACCATCGTTGCCTAGCAAAGCACAATTAGATTCTGTTGTTTTGGCTAATGTTGTTCCAGCAGTTCATGCGGCTAAATTTGGTAGTATTGTGATTCAGGATGAAAGAGGAAGAATGAAACCTGTAAATACTTTTTCTTCAGAATTACTTCGTAAGCTTAGTAAAAAAGATACCTATAAAGGTTTGAATGCAGATCAGGTATTTGTATCGATGGTAGAAAACCCATTTATCTGGTACAGTATGCCAATTATAGAAATTCAAAGAGGAAATGATAGCATACGTAAAATATTAGGAGTTCCAAAAACCGAAAGAAGAGTATCTCTAATAGATCTTGTAGAACCAGACGGATCTTATAAATTAACTCCTTATTTAGAAAAAGCAAGTAGCACAAATACGCCTAGTAGTTTTGAGAAAGACTTTCTGAAAACTCATGAAAAATTTTATCTGTTAAATCAAGCTTTAGGAGGTGGGATATTAAGAGTTTTTCCGGTTCCGGGAGATGAAGGTAACAAATGGGTTTCTGTTCCCGAATTAAATGAATTTAAATTTAGTGGGATGGATTCTGTATATACCCGACAGATTATTCCGATTTATCGTCAATCATTACGAGAAGCAAGAAAAACAGGGGATTATAGTAAACCAGATCAGTACATAGAGAGTATTAAAAGTTTTCAGAAAAAATTTGGAAGCGAAGTATTACCAACAGATAAAAAAATCAAAGCAGAAATTGTATTGAATAAGTATGATATTTTTAGAACATTATATCGATACTATGGACTAATAGGTTTACTGTTGATGATCTTTGTGGTTGTTAGAATATTTAAAGATTCTAAAATTGTTAAGGCATTAATCAATAGTGCTATTGGTATAGTTATATTTCTTTTTATTCTACATACTGCAGGATTGATTATACGTTGGTATGTTTCTGGGCATGCGCCATGGAGTGATGCATACGAATCTATGATTTATGTGGGATGGACAACCCTGGCAATAGGACTTGCTTTTGGTAAAAGAAGTAATCTAACTATTGCAGCTACAACATTTGTTGCTGCGATCATCTTGTTTTTTGCACATGAAAACTGGACAGATCCTGCAATTGCTAATCTGCAACCTGTATTAGATTCATATTGGGTATTGATTCATGTATCTATTATTGTAGGAAGTTATGGGCCATTCTTTGTAGGGGCAATCTTAGGAATCCTGTCACTGTTATTAATGATATTGACAACAGAGTCTAATAAGAAACGAATGGATCTTAATATTAAAGAGATAACTATTATTAATGAGATGGCTCTTACTATTGGGTTGGTGATGCTTACTATAGGTAATTTCCTGGGCGGAATGTGGGCCAATGAGAGTTGGGGGCGTTACTGGGGTTGGGATCCAAAAGAAACATGGGCTTTAATAAGTATTATGCTATATGCCTTTGTGATACATATGCGATTAATTCCTGGTTTACGAGGAAGATGGTGGTTTAACCTGGCTTCTGTTATTGCTGTATATAGTATTCTAATGACATATTTTGGAGTTAATTTTTACCTTAAAGGACTACATTCATATGCTAGTGGCGATAAAGTAATTACTCCCAATGCAGTCTATTATTCTATTGCTTTTCTTGCGGTTTTTGGAGCTGTTTCTTACTGGAGAAATAAGGTGCATTATAGTAAAACTAAAAAAGTAATTTCTACAGAAAAATAA
- a CDS encoding prepilin-type cleavage/methylation domain-containing protein, which produces MKIKKNTGKKAYVKAYSMSELVIVLCIIGILILLVLPNQTSVVSQAKAIEAQSMLNHLYGLEKSYFYRNSKYTADFEALGFEPALSINEGGQAVYRIEITEASTNSFRARAVSLSDFDGDGSFNTWEIDHNKLLKETVKD; this is translated from the coding sequence ATGAAAATAAAAAAGAACACCGGTAAAAAGGCGTATGTAAAGGCATATTCGATGTCAGAATTAGTAATTGTATTGTGTATTATTGGGATTTTAATACTATTGGTATTGCCAAACCAAACTTCTGTAGTATCACAAGCAAAAGCTATTGAAGCCCAAAGTATGCTAAACCATTTGTATGGATTAGAGAAAAGCTATTTTTATAGAAATTCTAAATATACAGCCGATTTTGAAGCTTTAGGTTTTGAACCAGCATTATCTATTAATGAAGGAGGACAGGCTGTGTATAGAATAGAAATAACAGAGGCATCTACTAATTCTTTTAGAGCCAGAGCAGTTTCTCTATCTGATTTTGACGGTGATGGAAGTTTTAATACCTGGGAGATTGATCACAATAAGTTATTAAAAGAAACGGTAAAGGACTAA
- a CDS encoding type II secretion system F family protein — protein sequence MSINISTYKTKNVTKTKKKNDSFFSKEVSFGNRFSDKDKMDFYKELSVLLNSGVDFRKALEILKDQQKKEKHKDLIQAITKEVVQGKALFEALRDSGKFSPYEYFSVKIGEETRKLDEVLLELYQYFDRKVKMKRQLLSVFTYPSFVLLLTFGVLYFMMKYVVPMFATVFKQFGKDLPDLTKKIIYVSEHFSAISIVFGIVLVSIIAFHFYFKNHTFYRKAISNVIIRIPFFGKLVRKIYITRFCQSLSLLLSAKTPLVTSLDLVQRMISFYPLESSLDVIKKEVTKGTLFSKALANHSIYDFKLVSLVSVAEQVNKLDDMFERLAKQYDEEVQHQTKMIGVIMEPLIIVIIGLVVGTVLIAMYSPMFDLSKIIQPS from the coding sequence ATGAGTATTAATATTTCAACATATAAAACAAAAAATGTCACTAAGACAAAGAAGAAAAACGATAGTTTTTTCTCTAAAGAAGTGAGTTTTGGTAATCGTTTTTCTGATAAAGATAAAATGGATTTCTATAAAGAACTTTCTGTTTTGTTAAACTCTGGAGTAGATTTTAGAAAGGCACTAGAAATATTAAAAGATCAGCAAAAAAAAGAGAAACATAAAGATCTGATACAAGCGATAACAAAAGAAGTAGTACAAGGTAAAGCTTTATTTGAGGCGTTACGAGATTCTGGGAAATTCTCTCCGTATGAATACTTCAGTGTTAAAATTGGAGAAGAAACCAGAAAATTAGACGAAGTATTATTAGAGTTATATCAATACTTTGATAGAAAAGTAAAAATGAAAAGACAACTGTTATCTGTTTTTACATATCCTTCGTTTGTATTGCTGTTAACTTTTGGGGTACTTTATTTTATGATGAAGTATGTCGTGCCTATGTTCGCTACTGTATTTAAACAGTTTGGAAAAGATTTACCAGATTTAACTAAAAAGATTATTTACGTTTCAGAGCATTTTTCGGCCATAAGTATAGTTTTTGGTATTGTATTAGTCTCGATAATTGCTTTTCATTTTTACTTTAAAAACCATACTTTTTACAGAAAAGCAATATCTAATGTAATTATACGAATTCCGTTTTTTGGTAAACTGGTAAGAAAAATATACATCACTCGTTTTTGTCAATCTCTAAGCTTATTATTATCTGCAAAAACCCCATTGGTAACTTCTTTGGATTTAGTGCAGCGTATGATATCTTTTTATCCATTAGAATCAAGTTTAGATGTGATCAAAAAAGAGGTGACAAAAGGAACTCTTTTTTCAAAAGCATTAGCCAACCATTCTATATATGATTTTAAATTGGTTTCACTTGTTAGTGTAGCCGAACAAGTAAATAAATTAGATGATATGTTTGAACGATTGGCTAAGCAATATGATGAAGAAGTACAACATCAGACCAAGATGATCGGTGTTATTATGGAACCATTAATAATTGTAATCATTGGTTTGGTTGTGGGTACAGTTTTAATTGCAATGTATTCACCTATGTTTGATCTAAGTAAAATTATTCAACCTTCTTAA
- a CDS encoding polymer-forming cytoskeletal protein codes for MIKAGSIAYAILICIVVGIFCYSLLLMSGYSKIHQGMLDAHAELLSNNESAQEYFLAKIEDIEEKMITLDVFDNGMVSSGSIKPWGFYKVLLTTSVFKKDTIKRAALIGQWQKEDALALYLSDASKPLFMVEKAKITGNVFLPKSGIKSGYITSNAYRDTKFLLGTKRNSKTNLPKIDHIDFAYDVNTIRQIELNEIEDDVLLYNSFSKQTLIIESDKIILNNKRLSGNIVIKSKDSIYIKKNNVLEDIIIDAPKVAFESGFIGNVQVLAEKVVGLEENVVLKYPSGILMNTGNVDKREVIIGEKSKILGGVVINDINRGLDKIITVEEDAEVIGDIYCSGKLQLKGNVIGTVYTNNFYLKTEASAYDNYILNGTIDRKSLPDEFVRIPLFKNKSEYYKPYAIIKQL; via the coding sequence GTGATAAAAGCCGGTTCTATAGCATATGCGATACTAATTTGTATTGTAGTAGGGATATTTTGTTATTCGCTGTTATTGATGAGTGGGTATTCGAAAATACATCAGGGAATGCTTGATGCCCATGCTGAACTATTGTCTAACAATGAATCAGCACAAGAATATTTTCTTGCAAAAATAGAGGATATCGAGGAGAAGATGATTACTCTAGATGTTTTTGATAATGGCATGGTTTCATCTGGTAGTATAAAACCATGGGGTTTTTATAAAGTATTATTGACTACTTCTGTTTTTAAGAAAGATACTATAAAAAGAGCTGCATTGATAGGGCAATGGCAAAAAGAAGATGCGTTGGCACTATATCTTTCGGATGCTTCAAAACCTTTGTTTATGGTAGAGAAAGCTAAAATAACGGGTAATGTGTTTTTGCCAAAATCAGGTATAAAATCAGGATATATAACTTCTAATGCATATCGAGACACAAAATTTTTGTTAGGCACAAAGCGTAACTCAAAAACAAATTTACCAAAGATTGATCATATTGATTTTGCATATGATGTTAATACGATACGCCAGATTGAGTTAAATGAAATAGAAGATGATGTTCTCTTATATAATAGTTTTAGTAAGCAGACACTGATTATAGAAAGTGATAAGATAATCTTGAATAATAAAAGGCTTTCAGGAAATATTGTTATAAAATCCAAAGATTCAATCTATATCAAGAAGAATAATGTATTAGAAGATATTATCATTGATGCTCCAAAGGTAGCTTTTGAATCTGGTTTTATTGGTAATGTTCAGGTATTAGCAGAAAAAGTAGTTGGACTTGAAGAAAATGTAGTTTTAAAATATCCATCTGGTATTTTGATGAATACGGGGAATGTAGATAAAAGAGAGGTTATTATTGGAGAAAAAAGTAAGATACTAGGAGGAGTGGTGATAAATGATATAAACAGAGGATTAGATAAAATAATTACTGTAGAAGAAGATGCCGAAGTAATTGGTGATATCTACTGTAGTGGTAAATTACAGCTTAAAGGAAATGTAATAGGTACCGTATATACAAATAATTTTTACCTAAAAACAGAAGCCTCTGCTTATGATAATTATATTTTAAACGGAACAATTGATAGGAAAAGTCTTCCTGATGAGTTTGTAAGGATACCGCTCTTTAAAAATAAAAGTGAATACTATAAACCCTATGCAATTATTAAACAATTATAA
- a CDS encoding toxin-antitoxin system YwqK family antitoxin — protein MKILIAIVVGKYFKGMQKIIYISIVFICLMSCKTSQELFNKKNISTTEYKESFHITDNEPKPKLGVKYYWFKSKKIQATQSDYAGELLDGIYTKYYYSNELAEKGIFNKGKKIGIWKSWYKNGQLATTENWSSGVLNGKCVFYDSIGNVISKGRYTSGKRSGKWIFVQKGDTINYSKKIRKEKDTLRPGFFGRLFKKKAKDSLAPQQKKPSFFKKLFSKKDKNKATSKKTKNNKTKVKRNTKKGVKKAKQNKTPNDKPNFFQRLFGKKEKDNT, from the coding sequence GTGAAAATTTTAATAGCCATAGTGGTTGGAAAGTATTTTAAAGGAATGCAAAAAATTATATATATAAGTATCGTATTCATTTGCCTAATGAGTTGTAAAACTTCACAGGAACTGTTTAATAAGAAAAATATTAGCACTACAGAGTATAAAGAAAGTTTTCATATTACAGATAATGAACCAAAGCCAAAATTAGGAGTGAAGTATTATTGGTTTAAATCTAAGAAAATACAGGCAACACAAAGTGATTATGCAGGAGAATTATTGGATGGTATATATACCAAGTATTATTACTCTAATGAATTAGCAGAGAAAGGCATTTTTAATAAAGGAAAAAAGATTGGTATCTGGAAATCGTGGTATAAAAATGGTCAATTAGCAACGACAGAAAATTGGAGCAGTGGAGTACTAAATGGCAAATGTGTATTCTATGATAGTATTGGTAATGTTATATCAAAGGGTAGATATACTAGTGGTAAACGATCAGGGAAATGGATTTTTGTGCAAAAAGGAGATACTATAAACTATAGTAAAAAAATACGTAAAGAAAAAGATACGCTGCGTCCTGGTTTCTTTGGTAGACTATTTAAAAAGAAAGCTAAAGATTCATTAGCTCCACAGCAGAAAAAACCAAGTTTCTTTAAAAAGCTTTTTTCTAAAAAAGATAAAAATAAAGCAACTTCCAAAAAGACGAAAAATAATAAAACAAAGGTAAAAAGGAATACTAAAAAGGGAGTTAAAAAAGCAAAACAAAACAAGACACCTAACGATAAACCAAATTTCTTTCAACGATTATTTGGTAAAAAAGAAAAGGATAATACGTGA
- a CDS encoding type II secretion system protein GspD — MKKLLYYIVLICIIPLSYGQQNIQKIEEQINAYAEETPELNETIQIDVSGLTLYDFLTSVAIEHKLNISVDPDLNQIVASSFFDVPVKDVFLFVIKKYNLSIEFINKIIVFKKTIKQKELPKPKVLKEIDVTYNSQNDFLAIKLKNDSLPRVAQKITDVSGKNVILGPNAKNEKISAYILNRPFDQVIEMMAKSNNLIITKDDNGFYYIEKDEELQADTTTRSSRKGKKSRTPVSSAEITVLPSGFLSVQAFDADVTSLILEAAEKLNVNYFMNDKPAGAKTTLVVNEITFDELLDHVFMGKNSTYKKTDDFYLIGDQNGEGLRSTELIQLENRTIETVLETLPQDLIENVELKEFIELNGFVVSGSRPRILELKEYIKQIDKVVPMILIEVLIVQYQKGYDIQTGIKAGIDKKEKVTSGVLFPQAEVNLNASSINKLIDAFNGFGIFNLGKVAKDFYLNLRALENNSIIRLQSTPKISTLSGHEAKISIGETNYYFEQNNRLINNGVGSDILQSGQWKATDANLSVNIKPFVSKDEQITLTIVVEKSAFLGRAGENAPPGKSTQQFESLVRVRNGEMILLGGLDELEKENSGTGTPLLSRIPIIKWFFSSKIKKKKKSKLHVFIKPTVVY; from the coding sequence ATGAAGAAACTTTTATATTATATAGTATTAATTTGTATAATCCCTCTTTCGTATGGACAACAGAACATACAAAAAATTGAAGAACAAATTAATGCATATGCAGAAGAAACTCCCGAACTTAATGAAACTATACAGATTGATGTTTCGGGGCTTACACTATATGATTTTCTAACATCTGTAGCTATAGAGCATAAGTTAAATATAAGTGTAGATCCAGATCTTAATCAGATTGTGGCTAGTAGCTTTTTTGATGTTCCAGTTAAGGATGTGTTTCTTTTTGTGATCAAGAAATATAACCTAAGTATAGAGTTTATAAACAAAATCATTGTTTTTAAGAAAACCATAAAACAGAAAGAACTTCCTAAACCAAAAGTGCTTAAAGAAATTGACGTCACTTACAATAGCCAAAATGATTTTTTAGCTATAAAACTTAAAAATGATTCCTTACCTCGCGTAGCTCAAAAGATTACTGATGTATCAGGTAAAAATGTAATCCTAGGGCCTAATGCAAAAAATGAAAAAATTTCTGCATATATTTTGAATAGACCATTTGATCAGGTAATAGAGATGATGGCTAAATCTAATAACTTAATAATAACCAAAGATGATAATGGTTTTTATTACATAGAAAAAGATGAAGAATTGCAAGCAGATACTACTACAAGATCATCACGAAAGGGTAAAAAAAGTAGAACTCCGGTGTCATCTGCAGAAATAACAGTGCTCCCAAGCGGATTTTTGAGTGTTCAGGCATTTGATGCCGATGTTACTTCATTAATATTAGAAGCAGCAGAAAAACTCAATGTAAACTATTTTATGAATGATAAACCTGCAGGAGCTAAAACAACATTGGTGGTAAATGAAATTACTTTTGATGAGCTTTTGGATCATGTTTTTATGGGGAAAAACAGTACGTATAAAAAAACAGATGATTTTTATCTTATAGGAGATCAAAATGGGGAAGGGCTTAGAAGTACAGAACTTATACAGTTAGAGAACAGAACCATTGAAACTGTTTTAGAAACATTACCTCAAGATTTAATAGAAAATGTAGAACTTAAGGAGTTTATAGAACTTAATGGATTTGTAGTTTCTGGCTCGAGACCAAGAATATTGGAGTTAAAAGAGTATATAAAACAAATTGATAAAGTGGTACCCATGATCCTTATAGAGGTACTCATAGTACAATATCAAAAAGGGTATGATATTCAAACCGGAATTAAAGCAGGGATAGACAAAAAAGAAAAAGTTACCTCGGGGGTTTTATTTCCACAAGCAGAAGTTAATTTAAATGCATCTTCTATAAATAAATTGATTGATGCCTTTAACGGGTTTGGTATTTTTAATCTTGGTAAGGTTGCAAAAGACTTTTACCTCAATCTAAGAGCACTCGAAAATAATTCTATAATCCGATTGCAATCGACTCCTAAGATTTCTACTTTAAGTGGACATGAAGCAAAAATTTCTATTGGAGAAACCAATTATTACTTCGAACAAAATAATAGATTAATTAATAATGGTGTAGGTAGTGATATTTTGCAGTCAGGTCAATGGAAAGCTACAGATGCTAATTTAAGTGTTAATATAAAACCTTTTGTCTCTAAAGATGAACAAATAACACTAACTATTGTTGTAGAAAAAAGTGCCTTTTTAGGAAGAGCAGGAGAAAATGCTCCACCAGGAAAATCAACTCAGCAGTTTGAGTCCTTGGTTCGAGTACGAAATGGTGAAATGATACTTCTTGGCGGATTGGATGAATTAGAAAAAGAAAACTCTGGAACAGGAACACCATTATTATCTAGAATACCAATTATAAAGTGGTTTTTTAGTAGTAAAATCAAGAAAAAAAAGAAGTCAAAACTACATGTATTTATAAAACCGACTGTTGTTTACTAA
- a CDS encoding GspE/PulE family protein, with product MSADTNIQISVELKQLINADLAHHYSIIPKHNTEDVMELYIDEEKVNSQIKEELELYLGKPLKFDEISSERLNKALFVYYRKNNRDQEVTQSISTVESSFLDNLIFEAKSIGSSDIHFEVYEEEARARLRIDGVLVEKYKIPKESYLELVNKIKIESNLDITEKRLPQDGRIDYKDFDIRVSILPTLHGEKVVMRLLGKDASNIRLEDLGLESDEKDKYLEAVKKNNGIVLISGPTGSGKTTTLYATLKLLNDVKRNIVTVEDPIEYTLQGINQVQLKEDIGLTFSSALRSFLRQDPDIIMLGEIRDAETAKMAIRASLTGHLVLSTIHTNSALGTISRLVDMGVPAFYIAETLNLSVAQRLVRKLCPHCKKETSFNKEELPRNYKLPREISTYHMPVGCTECYYTGYKGRRAIYEIVSITDDVVNAIKNNSHNLEQNISYKYQSLADKAFNLLEEGETSLEEIYSLLIKA from the coding sequence TTGAGCGCTGATACCAACATACAAATATCTGTAGAACTAAAACAGCTTATTAATGCTGATTTAGCACATCATTATAGTATCATTCCTAAGCACAATACCGAGGATGTGATGGAGCTTTATATTGATGAAGAAAAAGTGAATTCTCAGATTAAGGAAGAGTTAGAATTGTATTTGGGAAAACCATTGAAGTTTGATGAGATTTCATCAGAGCGATTAAATAAAGCACTGTTTGTTTATTATAGGAAGAATAACAGAGATCAGGAAGTAACACAAAGTATCTCTACTGTAGAAAGTAGTTTTTTAGACAATTTGATTTTTGAAGCCAAATCTATTGGTAGTAGTGATATTCATTTTGAAGTATACGAAGAAGAAGCAAGGGCAAGATTACGTATCGATGGTGTTTTAGTTGAAAAGTATAAAATTCCTAAAGAGAGCTATTTAGAATTAGTAAATAAGATCAAAATAGAATCTAATCTTGATATTACAGAAAAGAGATTACCGCAAGACGGAAGGATAGATTATAAAGATTTTGATATTAGAGTTTCTATATTACCCACATTACATGGTGAAAAAGTGGTGATGCGTCTTTTAGGGAAAGATGCTTCTAATATTAGATTAGAAGATCTAGGATTGGAGTCAGATGAAAAAGACAAATATCTTGAAGCTGTAAAAAAGAATAACGGTATCGTATTGATTAGTGGGCCTACCGGGTCAGGTAAAACAACAACACTATATGCTACGCTAAAACTTCTTAATGATGTAAAAAGAAATATTGTAACCGTAGAAGATCCAATAGAGTATACTTTACAAGGAATTAATCAGGTACAATTAAAAGAAGACATCGGACTTACTTTTTCTTCGGCATTACGATCATTTTTACGACAAGATCCAGATATAATTATGCTTGGAGAAATCAGGGATGCCGAGACAGCTAAAATGGCTATAAGGGCTTCGTTAACAGGGCATTTGGTGTTGTCGACAATACATACTAATTCTGCATTAGGAACAATATCCAGACTAGTTGATATGGGAGTTCCTGCATTTTATATCGCAGAGACCTTAAACCTATCTGTTGCCCAGCGATTAGTTAGAAAACTCTGTCCGCATTGTAAAAAAGAAACCTCTTTTAATAAAGAAGAACTACCTAGAAATTACAAACTTCCTAGGGAGATATCAACATATCATATGCCAGTAGGATGTACAGAATGTTATTATACGGGATATAAAGGCAGAAGAGCAATATATGAAATTGTATCGATCACAGATGATGTCGTTAATGCCATTAAAAATAATAGTCACAATCTAGAACAGAATATAAGTTATAAATACCAAAGCCTCGCGGATAAAGCTTTTAATTTATTAGAAGAAGGGGAAACTTCTCTCGAAGAAATTTATTCGCTGCTAATCAAAGCTTAA
- a CDS encoding type II secretion system protein J yields MLETKKYIRLQAFTMLELVIGMVISSLVITMVYVIYDNLSRQVVVYADQQDDLMAYNHFQNLFSKDVQLSKSINIDDDKHIVLEVSNKEVHYFFKTERIIRKAEAVDTFNIKILEVKLNQNEKIEEKYQLIKLKIEILGASFDFFESKEISLASRMNNYLLDEY; encoded by the coding sequence TTGTTAGAAACTAAAAAATATATACGATTACAAGCATTTACGATGCTAGAACTTGTTATTGGCATGGTAATATCATCATTGGTAATTACAATGGTGTATGTTATTTATGATAATTTATCAAGACAAGTAGTAGTATATGCAGATCAGCAAGATGATTTGATGGCATATAACCATTTTCAAAACCTTTTCTCAAAAGATGTTCAACTTAGTAAGTCTATAAATATAGATGATGATAAACATATTGTATTAGAGGTATCTAATAAAGAGGTTCACTATTTTTTCAAAACAGAAAGAATAATCAGAAAAGCAGAAGCTGTAGATACTTTTAATATAAAAATTCTGGAAGTTAAACTTAACCAAAACGAAAAAATTGAGGAAAAATATCAACTCATAAAACTTAAGATTGAGATACTAGGAGCAAGTTTTGATTTTTTTGAATCAAAAGAAATTTCTCTTGCATCGAGAATGAATAATTATTTGCTGGATGAGTATTAA